In one window of Thermodesulfobacteriota bacterium DNA:
- the lpxK gene encoding tetraacyldisaccharide 4'-kinase produces the protein MSIARKIEAGMRGGRLGFGPHALLYAASLAYGLGVRARLFSYRSGIFPTHRIPAKVVSVGNLTVGGTGKTPVTIFLAEFFRRDGKRVAVLSRGYGGSARGVSVVSDTKGVLMGPAEAGDEPYLMAARLPGVPVVVSPDRVKAGLFALERFSPHVIILDDAFQHVRLERDINIVLMDSKEGFGNGYLLPRGVLREPVSGLKRADFALVKGGKPEGRTLELLREHSVPYIVFSYRPDSLYDIDSGRELPLESLRGQKVVAVSGIAKPGSFLNSLDELGCVVSSSLEFPDHHSYTDADSSAIAEKARDADLVVTTEKDGVKLKGMEKRTPVFALSVKVDIEKGLLDSSLAPVLRGVL, from the coding sequence GTGTCCATAGCAAGGAAGATAGAGGCGGGCATGAGGGGGGGAAGGCTGGGGTTCGGGCCGCACGCGCTCCTTTACGCCGCGTCCCTTGCCTACGGCCTCGGCGTGCGGGCAAGGCTCTTCTCATACAGGTCGGGCATATTCCCTACTCACAGGATCCCCGCGAAAGTGGTATCCGTCGGGAACCTTACTGTCGGCGGCACCGGGAAAACGCCGGTGACCATATTCCTTGCCGAGTTTTTCAGGAGGGACGGCAAGAGGGTTGCGGTCCTGAGCCGCGGCTACGGGGGGAGCGCCAGGGGCGTTTCGGTCGTCTCGGACACTAAAGGCGTTCTCATGGGGCCGGCCGAGGCCGGGGACGAGCCGTACCTAATGGCAGCGCGGCTTCCGGGCGTGCCGGTAGTGGTCTCCCCGGACCGGGTGAAGGCCGGTCTCTTCGCGCTCGAAAGGTTTTCCCCGCATGTAATCATTCTCGACGACGCCTTCCAGCACGTGCGGCTTGAGCGGGACATCAATATAGTCCTCATGGACTCGAAAGAGGGGTTCGGGAACGGCTATCTCCTTCCGAGGGGGGTGCTCCGCGAGCCGGTCTCCGGGCTTAAAAGGGCGGATTTCGCGCTGGTGAAAGGCGGAAAGCCCGAGGGCAGGACGCTCGAGCTCCTCAGGGAGCACTCGGTCCCGTACATCGTATTCTCCTACAGGCCGGACTCGCTCTATGACATAGATTCCGGCAGGGAGCTTCCTCTTGAATCGCTCCGGGGGCAAAAGGTCGTTGCCGTCTCGGGCATCGCAAAGCCCGGCTCGTTCCTGAATAGCCTCGATGAGCTGGGATGCGTAGTATCCTCCTCGCTTGAATTCCCGGACCACCACTCTTACACGGACGCGGATTCATCGGCCATAGCCGAGAAGGCCAGGGACGCGGACCTCGTCGTCACCACGGAAAAGGACGGGGTAAAGCTCAAGGGCATGGAAAAGCGGACGCCTGTCTTCGCGCTCAGTGTCAAGGTGGATATAGAGAAGGGGCTCCTCGATTCCTCGCTTGCCCCGGTCCTGAGGGGTGTCCTCTGA
- a CDS encoding 3-deoxy-D-manno-octulosonic acid transferase yields the protein MRSPLPLTNGSRSNVSSSMAYFLYNTLLYAATLLLIPYFLIKMLTYRKYREGIPERFGFIRKRKLRNLGKGRVVWVHAVSVGETKAVLPVLKLLRRRRPDMKILFSTVTATGQRTAEKEGKGLIDALIYYPLDLSWSVRRAILLVKPSLFIVVEKEIWPNAFRAMRKAGAPVVVVNGTISDKSAKRFRKLSFFFRDVFNDVSLFLARTGEDMEKAVSVGVPEERVKLAGNLKFDLSPPGTDPRLLAELREALGGGPGTLVIAAGSTHPGEEEIVLSAFRELKVKFPGLRLVLAPRHPERFNEVESIIRKSGLGYARRSRVEGGVGAEVVLLDTIGELMTAYSLSDIAIVGGSLVPGIGGHNLLEPAYYGVPVVYGPHLAAYLGMAELLEKEGGGIRAASGGLGPALEGLLSNEVLRKRTGRKARGVVEENKGASGRAAAAIEKLLRR from the coding sequence TTGAGATCACCTCTGCCGCTGACAAACGGTTCAAGAAGTAACGTCTCGTCCTCGATGGCATATTTCCTCTACAACACGCTCCTCTACGCGGCAACCCTCCTCCTTATACCGTATTTCCTCATTAAAATGCTCACCTACCGCAAGTACAGGGAGGGCATCCCCGAGAGGTTCGGGTTCATAAGGAAAAGGAAGTTGAGGAACCTGGGAAAGGGGAGGGTTGTGTGGGTGCACGCCGTATCGGTAGGGGAAACGAAAGCCGTGCTCCCGGTCCTTAAGCTCCTCAGGCGCAGGCGGCCGGACATGAAGATACTCTTCTCGACGGTGACGGCTACGGGCCAGAGGACAGCCGAAAAGGAAGGGAAGGGGCTTATCGACGCGCTCATATATTACCCGCTCGACCTCTCCTGGTCGGTACGGCGCGCAATTTTGCTCGTAAAGCCCTCTCTTTTCATAGTGGTGGAGAAGGAGATATGGCCGAACGCGTTCAGGGCAATGAGGAAGGCCGGAGCGCCTGTCGTGGTGGTGAACGGCACCATCTCGGATAAATCGGCCAAAAGGTTCAGAAAGCTCTCTTTCTTTTTCAGGGACGTATTCAACGATGTGAGCCTCTTCCTTGCAAGGACGGGCGAGGACATGGAAAAGGCCGTATCAGTCGGCGTACCGGAAGAAAGGGTCAAGCTTGCCGGAAATCTCAAGTTCGACCTCTCGCCGCCCGGCACTGACCCCCGGCTTCTGGCTGAGTTAAGAGAGGCCCTGGGTGGAGGCCCGGGGACGCTCGTCATAGCCGCAGGCTCGACCCACCCTGGCGAGGAGGAGATAGTCCTTTCCGCTTTCAGAGAACTCAAGGTGAAGTTCCCGGGGCTGAGGCTTGTGCTCGCCCCGAGGCACCCCGAGAGGTTCAACGAGGTCGAATCGATAATCAGGAAGAGCGGCCTCGGTTACGCGAGGCGGTCAAGGGTAGAAGGGGGAGTGGGCGCGGAGGTCGTCCTGCTCGACACTATCGGCGAGCTCATGACCGCCTATTCGCTCTCGGACATCGCGATTGTCGGGGGCTCTCTCGTCCCCGGCATAGGCGGGCATAACCTCCTTGAGCCCGCGTACTACGGCGTGCCAGTCGTATACGGCCCCCACCTTGCCGCCTACCTCGGCATGGCCGAGCTCCTTGAAAAAGAGGGCGGGGGCATACGGGCCGCAAGCGGCGGGCTTGGTCCCGCGCTCGAAGGGCTCCTTTCAAACGAGGTCCTACGAAAAAGGACCGGCAGGAAGGCGCGGGGCGTGGTCGAGGAGAACAAGGGCGCCTCCGGGCGCGCGGCCGCAGCAATCGAAAAGCTCCTCAGGAGATAG
- a CDS encoding lysophospholipid acyltransferase family protein has translation MSRFSEKFVMRALPFLAALVIRLLRATMRIDYVGYDRYREYASRGAQVIIAFWHGRLLMMPYCYLGKRISIMVSQSKDGELIARTVRSFRMDSVRGSTTRGWVAGIKGLLRAAREGSDLAITPDGPKGPAMRAQMGAIQIAKATGLPILPISFGASKKKPLAAGTAS, from the coding sequence ATGAGCAGGTTCAGCGAAAAATTCGTGATGCGTGCGCTCCCCTTCCTGGCGGCCTTGGTAATAAGGCTCCTCCGGGCCACCATGCGCATCGACTACGTCGGCTATGACCGCTACCGCGAATACGCGTCCAGGGGCGCGCAGGTCATAATCGCCTTCTGGCACGGCAGGCTCCTCATGATGCCTTACTGCTACCTGGGGAAGAGAATATCGATAATGGTCAGCCAGAGCAAGGACGGCGAGCTTATCGCCCGCACGGTCCGCAGCTTCCGCATGGATTCGGTCCGCGGCTCCACCACAAGGGGGTGGGTGGCGGGGATCAAGGGACTTTTGAGGGCCGCCCGCGAGGGCAGCGACCTGGCCATCACCCCGGACGGCCCAAAGGGCCCGGCCATGAGGGCCCAGATGGGGGCCATACAGATAGCCAAGGCCACGGGCCTTCCCATACTCCCCATTTCCTTCGGAGCCTCAAAAAAAAAACCTTTGGCAGCTGGGACGGCTTCATAG
- a CDS encoding ABC transporter transmembrane domain-containing protein has product MNTYIRILRLLPRYKVHFMMAFVCMVAFALSNGAMAFLIGPVMKFLFSSGGGDVKLVPFDIFTIPRDRMMLAIPFAIILVAAVKGVSSYGQSYFMAYVGQGVVRDLRKKLYSHILDQPLGFFSDTSTGVLTSRITHDVNMIQTSTSEAVTQVLKQSLTIIVLGAVVVSLDWQLALAAGVALPLSVYPMQKLGKRMKKVSTQGQITMGAMTALLHEAIAGIRIVKAFCMEGYESARFQAENESYTRNQIKTAKVRSLSSPLMETIGAVAFAVTIWYAAYRISQGTLEPEAFISFFAAVIMFYQPIKALNGVNLNIQQGLAAAARVFEIIDRPGEKVGESGFQAGAPDSIEFRGVGFRYGAESVLQGIDLRVKRGEVVAIVGSSGAGKSTFVNLIPRFYDVTEGAILMDGRDIRELSLKSLRSMVAIVSQQVILFNDTVKRNIAYGVERSDEEITAAAKAANAHDFIMRLPQGYDTVIGDSGLKLSGGERQRISIARAILKDAPILILDEATSALDTESEMEVQKALSNLISGRTTFVIAHRLSTVRGADRIVVLSGGSIKETGRHEELLSSGGEYSRLHAMQFEG; this is encoded by the coding sequence ATGAACACGTATATCCGCATACTGAGGCTTCTGCCGCGCTACAAGGTCCATTTCATGATGGCCTTCGTGTGCATGGTCGCCTTCGCCCTCTCGAACGGCGCTATGGCCTTCCTCATAGGGCCGGTAATGAAGTTCCTCTTCTCGAGCGGCGGGGGCGACGTAAAGCTCGTCCCCTTCGACATCTTCACCATCCCCAGGGACAGGATGATGCTCGCCATACCGTTCGCGATAATTCTCGTCGCGGCGGTAAAGGGCGTAAGCTCGTACGGCCAGTCCTATTTCATGGCTTACGTGGGACAGGGTGTCGTCCGCGACCTGAGGAAAAAGCTCTACTCGCACATACTCGACCAGCCGCTCGGCTTCTTTTCGGACACCTCCACAGGGGTCCTCACCTCCCGCATAACCCACGACGTCAACATGATACAGACCTCGACTTCCGAGGCGGTCACGCAGGTCCTCAAGCAGAGCCTCACCATAATAGTCCTCGGCGCGGTGGTCGTGAGCCTCGACTGGCAGCTCGCCCTGGCTGCCGGGGTTGCGCTCCCCCTCTCGGTATATCCGATGCAGAAGCTCGGGAAGAGGATGAAGAAGGTCTCGACGCAAGGGCAGATAACGATGGGCGCGATGACGGCCCTCCTCCACGAGGCCATAGCCGGGATACGGATAGTGAAGGCCTTCTGCATGGAGGGGTACGAGTCCGCGCGGTTCCAGGCCGAGAACGAGAGCTACACACGCAACCAGATAAAGACCGCCAAGGTGCGCTCCCTCTCCTCTCCGCTCATGGAGACCATCGGGGCCGTCGCCTTCGCCGTCACTATATGGTACGCGGCCTACAGGATAAGCCAGGGCACGCTCGAGCCCGAGGCGTTCATATCGTTTTTCGCCGCGGTCATAATGTTCTACCAGCCCATAAAGGCGCTTAACGGCGTGAACCTCAACATCCAGCAGGGCCTTGCCGCCGCTGCCAGGGTCTTCGAGATAATCGACAGGCCGGGGGAGAAGGTCGGGGAGAGCGGCTTTCAGGCAGGCGCGCCGGACTCCATCGAGTTCAGGGGCGTGGGCTTCAGGTACGGCGCCGAATCGGTCCTGCAGGGCATCGACCTCCGCGTAAAGAGGGGAGAGGTCGTGGCCATTGTCGGGAGCTCCGGCGCGGGCAAGTCCACCTTCGTGAACCTCATCCCGAGGTTCTACGACGTTACCGAGGGGGCCATACTCATGGACGGCAGGGACATCAGGGAGCTGTCGCTCAAGTCCCTCAGGTCGATGGTGGCGATAGTCTCACAGCAGGTAATACTCTTTAACGACACGGTAAAGAGGAACATCGCATACGGGGTCGAGAGGAGCGATGAGGAAATAACGGCCGCCGCAAAGGCGGCGAACGCGCACGATTTCATAATGAGACTCCCGCAGGGCTATGATACGGTCATCGGCGACAGCGGCCTTAAGCTCTCGGGCGGCGAGAGGCAGCGCATATCGATAGCCAGGGCCATATTGAAGGACGCCCCCATCCTAATACTCGACGAGGCCACCTCGGCCCTCGATACAGAGTCCGAGATGGAGGTGCAGAAGGCGCTCTCGAACCTCATATCCGGCCGCACCACGTTCGTAATAGCCCACAGGCTCTCGACCGTGAGGGGAGCTGACAGGATAGTGGTGCTTTCGGGCGGCTCAATCAAGGAGACCGGCAGGCACGAGGAGCTCCTTTCCTCAGGCGGAGAATACTCGCGCCTTCATGCCATGCAGTTTGAAGGCTGA
- the lpxB gene encoding lipid-A-disaccharide synthase: protein MDKSILMVSGEESGDLHGAALIRALKKLVPGGLNVAGMGGWRMKEEGLVGLDSREVSVVGVVEVASRLPKILRSMSALKRQLRGERFDAVVLIDFPDFNLRIAKEARRLGVPVIYYISPQVWAWRKGRLKKIARLVNKMLVVFPFEYYIYREAGVDVEYVGHPLADTVRCDLTREEARAALGLGESDRVVSLLPGSRTGEVKRLICPMAGAARMISEKLDGKAVFLLPAARSIEDGLFNAALKDGKADIRVVRGRMYEALRASDAAVVASGTATLETALIGTPMVIVYKMSPVSYGIARALVNLSHAGLPNIVAEREVVPELLQDEASPENIAGKVLSMLEGPRREEMLRGYDQIRKSLGRGGAAEKAARAIYNLITNLDYHDYHVSPDLVRRT, encoded by the coding sequence ATGGATAAAAGCATACTGATGGTAAGCGGGGAGGAGTCCGGGGACCTCCACGGCGCGGCCCTCATAAGGGCGTTGAAGAAGCTCGTCCCGGGCGGGCTCAACGTGGCCGGCATGGGCGGCTGGCGCATGAAGGAAGAGGGGCTCGTGGGTCTCGACTCCCGCGAGGTCTCGGTCGTCGGCGTCGTTGAGGTGGCGTCCAGGCTCCCGAAAATACTCAGGTCAATGAGCGCCCTGAAGCGCCAGCTCAGGGGCGAGCGCTTCGACGCGGTCGTCCTCATAGACTTCCCTGATTTCAACCTGAGGATCGCGAAAGAGGCCAGGAGGCTCGGGGTCCCGGTCATCTACTACATAAGCCCCCAGGTCTGGGCCTGGAGGAAGGGGAGGCTTAAAAAGATAGCCCGCCTCGTGAACAAGATGCTGGTCGTCTTCCCCTTCGAGTATTATATCTACAGGGAGGCCGGGGTCGACGTCGAGTACGTGGGACATCCGCTCGCCGATACGGTCAGATGCGATCTTACGAGGGAAGAGGCGAGGGCGGCCCTGGGGCTCGGGGAAAGCGACCGGGTCGTCTCGCTTCTCCCCGGGAGCCGGACGGGCGAGGTCAAAAGGCTCATCTGCCCAATGGCCGGGGCGGCCCGCATGATCTCGGAGAAGCTTGACGGAAAGGCCGTTTTCCTCCTTCCGGCGGCCCGGAGCATAGAGGACGGGCTCTTTAACGCGGCCCTCAAGGACGGAAAGGCGGACATAAGAGTAGTGCGGGGGCGGATGTACGAGGCTCTCAGGGCATCCGACGCGGCGGTGGTCGCCTCGGGCACGGCCACTCTGGAGACGGCTCTCATAGGCACGCCCATGGTCATCGTCTACAAGATGTCGCCAGTCTCCTACGGCATAGCCAGGGCGCTCGTCAATCTCTCCCATGCCGGCCTTCCGAACATAGTGGCGGAGCGCGAGGTGGTGCCAGAGCTCCTGCAGGACGAGGCCAGCCCCGAGAACATAGCCGGGAAGGTGCTCTCCATGCTCGAAGGGCCCCGGAGGGAAGAGATGCTGAGAGGCTACGACCAGATACGGAAAAGCCTCGGCAGGGGCGGGGCCGCGGAAAAGGCGGCCAGGGCCATATACAACCTCATCACCAACCTCGATTACCACGACTATCACGTAAGCCCGGACCTGGTCCGCAGGACATGA
- a CDS encoding Gfo/Idh/MocA family oxidoreductase, with amino-acid sequence MNSRKRIKAAVIGVGYLGRFHAQKYAALQDAELVGVVDSDPLRAEAVAKEAGTKAFRNCGELLGLVDAVSIATPTEFHHPIGMEFLSRGVHVMMEKPLAADSKEAAELVREAERAGVVLQAGHIERFNGAMLALGGAIKDPLYIEAVRTSPYPNRSTDVDVILDVMIHDIDLVLSLAGSEPERVEATALPVVSQCKADFASARVAFRNGCVAAITASRAARERVRKITVYQPGAIITIDYAAQALYIDRTVPGSGPVAAQAAEDVKVEKKDSLLEELRSFIISVRDGVPPVVSGRDGLRALELAESIREASRSGSMRLGRS; translated from the coding sequence GTGAACTCCCGGAAGAGGATTAAGGCAGCTGTAATAGGGGTCGGGTACCTCGGCAGGTTCCACGCCCAGAAGTACGCCGCGCTTCAAGACGCCGAGCTCGTGGGGGTCGTTGACTCCGACCCTCTCCGCGCCGAGGCGGTCGCGAAAGAGGCCGGCACAAAGGCCTTCAGGAACTGCGGCGAGCTCCTCGGGCTCGTGGACGCGGTAAGCATAGCCACTCCCACAGAATTCCACCACCCGATCGGGATGGAGTTCCTCTCAAGGGGCGTCCATGTGATGATGGAGAAGCCCCTTGCCGCCGATTCGAAGGAGGCGGCTGAGCTCGTAAGGGAGGCGGAAAGGGCCGGGGTCGTTTTGCAGGCCGGGCACATCGAGAGGTTCAACGGGGCCATGCTGGCCCTTGGGGGCGCGATAAAAGACCCGCTCTACATAGAGGCCGTCAGGACCTCTCCCTACCCGAACAGGAGCACGGACGTTGACGTCATACTCGACGTGATGATACACGACATAGACCTCGTCCTCTCACTGGCCGGGTCTGAGCCGGAGCGGGTTGAGGCGACGGCCCTGCCCGTTGTGTCTCAGTGCAAGGCCGACTTCGCGAGCGCCAGGGTCGCCTTCAGGAACGGATGCGTTGCCGCGATAACCGCGAGCAGGGCCGCGAGGGAGCGGGTAAGGAAGATAACGGTCTACCAGCCCGGGGCCATAATCACGATAGACTACGCGGCCCAGGCGCTTTATATTGACAGGACGGTCCCGGGGAGCGGCCCGGTCGCTGCCCAGGCGGCTGAAGACGTAAAGGTCGAAAAGAAGGACTCGCTCCTCGAGGAGCTCAGGAGCTTCATTATTTCAGTGAGGGACGGTGTTCCCCCGGTGGTCTCTGGCAGGGACGGGCTGAGGGCCCTTGAGCTTGCCGAAAGCATACGGGAGGCCTCCAGGTCCGGCTCAATGCGCCTTGGCCGGTCTTGA
- the lpxA gene encoding acyl-ACP--UDP-N-acetylglucosamine O-acyltransferase translates to MSESVASLREIRIDPTASVHPTAELSPGVEIGPFTVIGEGVRIGEDTKVGAHVVIDKWTTIGKRNHIFQFVSIGAAPQDLGYKGQKTETIIGDGNTIREFVTIHRATTKDRLMTVCGNNNLFMNYVHIAHDCRIGNNVIMANSATLGGHVSIDDNAIVGGLVAVHQHVRIGAYCIIGGASAVSKDIPPYVMAVGNRARVYRLNAVGIRRQGFSREAIDEIKRSYDIIFRSAISTSEAVLRLVAEMPDSVHAKRFADFLKDSKRGIARERTKRKSELPEED, encoded by the coding sequence ATGAGCGAGTCAGTTGCTTCCCTAAGGGAAATCCGTATCGACCCGACCGCGTCAGTCCACCCCACGGCGGAGCTCTCTCCGGGCGTGGAGATAGGCCCGTTCACGGTCATAGGCGAAGGTGTGAGGATAGGCGAGGACACGAAGGTCGGCGCCCACGTGGTCATAGACAAGTGGACGACCATCGGCAAGCGTAACCACATATTCCAGTTCGTCTCCATAGGCGCGGCCCCGCAGGACCTCGGATACAAGGGGCAGAAGACCGAAACCATTATAGGGGACGGGAACACCATCAGGGAGTTCGTTACCATACACAGGGCCACCACCAAGGACAGGCTCATGACCGTGTGCGGAAACAACAACCTCTTCATGAACTACGTGCACATAGCGCACGACTGCCGGATCGGGAACAACGTCATAATGGCGAACTCGGCGACCCTCGGCGGCCACGTCTCCATAGACGACAACGCCATAGTGGGCGGCCTTGTGGCGGTCCACCAGCACGTGAGAATCGGCGCGTACTGCATAATAGGGGGCGCCTCGGCGGTTAGCAAGGACATCCCCCCTTACGTCATGGCCGTGGGGAACAGGGCCAGGGTGTACAGGCTCAATGCCGTGGGCATAAGAAGGCAGGGCTTCTCCAGGGAAGCCATCGATGAGATAAAGAGGTCCTACGACATAATCTTCAGGTCCGCCATCTCGACCTCAGAGGCCGTTCTGAGGCTCGTGGCCGAGATGCCGGACTCCGTCCACGCGAAACGGTTCGCGGATTTCCTCAAGGACTCGAAGAGGGGCATAGCGCGCGAAAGGACGAAGAGGAAAAGTGAACTCCCGGAAGAGGATTAA
- the fabZ gene encoding 3-hydroxyacyl-ACP dehydratase FabZ, with product MLDTNEIMSILPHRYPFLLIDRILELEPGKSARGLKNVTINEPFFNGHFPGHPIMPGVLIIEAMAQVGGVLAFKSADVKNKVVYFMGIDKARFRKPVLPGDSIEFSLTVTKCRGVIWVFKGEAYVDGSLVAEAELMATIMEK from the coding sequence CTGCTGGACACGAACGAGATAATGAGCATCCTGCCGCACCGCTATCCCTTTCTCCTGATAGACAGGATACTGGAGCTCGAGCCGGGCAAATCCGCAAGGGGGCTCAAGAACGTCACCATAAACGAGCCCTTCTTCAACGGCCATTTCCCGGGGCACCCCATCATGCCGGGCGTCCTCATAATAGAGGCGATGGCCCAGGTCGGCGGGGTGCTTGCCTTCAAGTCGGCGGACGTCAAGAACAAGGTCGTCTACTTCATGGGCATAGACAAGGCCAGGTTCAGGAAGCCGGTCCTTCCGGGGGACTCCATCGAGTTCTCGCTAACCGTGACCAAGTGCAGGGGTGTCATATGGGTCTTCAAGGGAGAGGCGTACGTGGACGGGAGCCTCGTGGCCGAGGCCGAGCTCATGGCCACCATAATGGAAAAGTAA
- the lpxD gene encoding UDP-3-O-(3-hydroxymyristoyl)glucosamine N-acyltransferase — MPGKRLSELATLVGGTVRGEGSAIITGAAPLGEAGPGDVSFAAGKKHAGLLSKTRASAVVVRDAGGAPDGLNLILVGNPELAFAGILGALRPLMLPAPGVHPGAEVHPGAKLGASVSVQAFAVVEDGASVGDRTVLFPGVYVGSGAEIGPDCVIYPGVAIREGCRIGARVIIHCNSVIGSDGFGYARDRARYVKMPQAGIVRIGDDVEIGACVTIDRATMGETVIGRGTKIDNLVQVAHNVRVGEDTVIVAQAGIAGSSKVGSRVQIGGQTGVVGHISIGDDVGIGAKSGVVHDIASGNIYSGIPAIPHADWLRAQNVYSKLPELKKKIAELEKRLAGLEADKAEKE; from the coding sequence ATGCCGGGGAAGCGCCTTTCAGAGCTTGCCACGCTTGTCGGCGGAACGGTCAGGGGCGAGGGGAGCGCGATCATAACCGGGGCCGCGCCCCTCGGCGAAGCGGGCCCCGGGGACGTATCTTTTGCGGCAGGGAAAAAACACGCTGGCCTCCTCTCAAAGACCCGCGCGTCGGCGGTCGTCGTGAGGGACGCGGGAGGGGCGCCTGACGGGCTCAACCTCATACTCGTGGGAAACCCCGAGCTCGCCTTTGCCGGGATACTCGGGGCGCTGAGGCCCCTTATGCTCCCGGCTCCAGGCGTGCATCCTGGGGCCGAGGTGCATCCTGGCGCCAAGCTGGGCGCTTCGGTCTCGGTCCAGGCCTTCGCGGTCGTGGAGGACGGCGCGAGCGTTGGCGACAGGACCGTCCTTTTCCCGGGAGTGTACGTGGGCAGTGGCGCGGAGATAGGCCCTGACTGCGTAATCTACCCGGGAGTTGCGATAAGAGAGGGCTGCCGTATAGGCGCCCGCGTCATCATTCACTGCAATTCCGTAATCGGCAGCGACGGGTTCGGCTACGCCAGGGACAGGGCAAGGTACGTAAAGATGCCCCAGGCCGGTATAGTGAGGATAGGCGACGACGTCGAGATAGGCGCGTGCGTCACCATAGACAGGGCCACCATGGGAGAGACAGTCATCGGCAGAGGCACCAAGATAGACAACCTCGTGCAGGTCGCCCATAACGTCAGGGTTGGCGAGGACACCGTCATAGTCGCCCAGGCCGGCATAGCGGGCTCTTCCAAAGTGGGAAGCCGAGTGCAAATCGGGGGGCAGACCGGCGTCGTCGGGCACATCTCCATAGGCGACGACGTGGGAATAGGGGCAAAATCCGGGGTGGTGCACGACATAGCCTCTGGGAACATATATTCCGGGATCCCGGCCATTCCGCACGCGGACTGGCTCCGGGCCCAGAACGTCTACTCTAAATTGCCGGAACTCAAGAAAAAGATCGCGGAGCTCGAAAAAAGGCTGGCCGGACTCGAGGCCGACAAGGCGGAAAAGGAATAA
- a CDS encoding OmpH family outer membrane protein has protein sequence MTKVLGALIIAIAFFVSGQALAAEQKIGYANLQRALNECDAGMKAKDDLKNEAEKLESELNKEQESLKKLKDELDTKGAVWNKETRDSKEKEFRARSADFQKKFMEYGEELNKRKQDTESKIIDELRGIVEEVAKKKGMTFVFERSVGGILYAPKDLDLTDEVIKIHNGRKGKK, from the coding sequence ATGACAAAAGTACTGGGCGCGCTTATAATCGCAATTGCGTTTTTCGTGTCCGGCCAGGCCCTGGCCGCCGAGCAGAAGATAGGCTACGCCAACCTGCAGAGGGCGCTCAACGAATGCGACGCGGGCATGAAGGCCAAGGACGACCTGAAGAACGAGGCCGAGAAGCTCGAATCCGAGCTCAACAAGGAGCAGGAATCTCTCAAGAAGCTCAAGGACGAGCTGGACACCAAGGGGGCGGTCTGGAACAAGGAGACCAGGGACTCCAAGGAAAAGGAGTTCAGGGCCAGGTCGGCGGACTTCCAGAAGAAGTTCATGGAGTACGGCGAGGAGCTGAACAAGAGAAAGCAGGACACCGAGTCGAAGATAATCGACGAACTCCGTGGCATAGTCGAGGAGGTCGCGAAGAAGAAAGGGATGACCTTCGTCTTTGAAAGGTCGGTGGGCGGCATACTCTACGCGCCGAAGGACCTCGACTTGACGGACGAGGTAATAAAGATACATAACGGCCGGAAGGGGAAAAAGTAA